In Populus trichocarpa isolate Nisqually-1 chromosome 12, P.trichocarpa_v4.1, whole genome shotgun sequence, a genomic segment contains:
- the LOC7483443 gene encoding mitochondrial outer membrane protein porin of 36 kDa codes for MGGCPGLYFDIGKKARDVLYKDYAQQPPTYFNYQCFKWNFDLSCETQEILPGLTTVFRFTIPDSSNVEVRFMQNYFGITSGVGVKAYQQGSFKGNGYNPIVNFSGVIGSTLFSLGTDISFDISSKTFDQFTAGLSFNSPFLITSLTLDDKLDTLKASCYRELNPLTRTAIAAELKHSSLLNGSTTLTIGAQHALFPFTLIKARANTEAKINTLIRLELWEKVLLSMNGEVDCRATNKISKIGLSVALRA; via the exons ATGGGCGGGTGTCCTGGCTTATACTTCGATATTGGCAAGAAAGCCAGAG ATGTTCTCTACAAAGATTATGCTCAGCAGCCACCAACATACTTCAATTACCAATGCTTCAAGTGGAATTTCGATCTTTCCTGTGAAA CTCAAGAAATTTTGCCAGGACTCACAACAGTTTTCAGATTTACAATTCCTGATTCTAGCAAC GTGGAAGTGAGATTCATGCAAAACTATTTTGGGATTACATCAGGCGTTGGCGTGAAGGCATATCAACAAGGATCCTTCAAAGGAAATGGATATAACCCGATTGTAAATTTCTCTGGTGTGATTGGAAGCACTCTTTTCTCCCTTGGGACTGACATTAGCTTTGACATATCATCAAAGACATTTGACCAATTCACTGCCGGCTTAAGCTTCAACAGTCCCTTCCTTATTACTTCCTTGACATT GGATGATAAACTTGACACTTTAAAAGCTTCCTGTTATCGCGAATTGAACCCTCTCACCAGGACTGCCATTGCAGCAGAATTGAAGCATAGCTCGTTGTTGAATGGGTCAACAACACTGACAATTGGAGCGCAGCACGCGTTGTTTCCATTTACATTGATTAAGGCTCGTGCAAACACAGAGGCCAAAATAAATACACTTATTCGGCTAGAATTGTGGGAAAAAGTCCTCCTATCCATGAATGGAGAGGTTGATTGCAGGGCCACAAACAAGATTTCGAAGATTGGACTTTCTGTGGCTCTCAGGGCCTAA